In Sulfitobacter sp. W027, a single window of DNA contains:
- the hutG gene encoding N-formylglutamate deformylase gives MTPVEITRGDSPIVLGLPHTGTDLPDTVRHDLNPRGRELADTDWHIHHLYEGLLPGATTVRATFHRYVIDANRDPSGASLYPGQNTTGLVPLTDFDGQDIWTTPPDAAEVKARRRAFHAPYHAALEAELARVRDLYGVAILYDCHSIRSLIPFLFVGPLPDFNIGTNLGTTCAPEIEAAVEKICAAAPGYTSVTNGRFKGGWTTRHYGRPAEGVHAIQMELAQNSYLGAEAPPWPYDPDKAARLRVHLTDILTTLAALAPTLKGTA, from the coding sequence ATCACACCCGTCGAGATCACCCGCGGCGACAGCCCCATCGTGCTTGGCCTGCCGCATACCGGCACCGATCTGCCCGACACGGTGCGCCATGACCTGAACCCGCGCGGGCGCGAACTGGCGGATACCGATTGGCATATCCATCACCTTTACGAAGGGTTACTGCCCGGCGCGACCACCGTGCGCGCGACCTTCCACCGCTATGTGATCGACGCCAACCGCGATCCGTCGGGCGCATCGCTCTACCCCGGCCAAAACACCACCGGGCTGGTGCCGCTGACGGATTTCGACGGGCAAGACATTTGGACCACCCCGCCCGACGCAGCCGAAGTTAAGGCCCGCCGCCGAGCATTCCACGCCCCCTATCATGCGGCGCTTGAGGCGGAACTGGCCCGCGTCCGCGACCTGTATGGGGTCGCAATCCTCTATGACTGCCACTCGATCCGCTCGCTGATCCCGTTCCTCTTTGTCGGCCCGCTGCCCGATTTCAACATCGGGACGAACCTCGGCACCACCTGCGCGCCTGAAATCGAAGCGGCTGTTGAAAAGATCTGCGCCGCCGCGCCCGGTTATACCTCGGTCACCAACGGGCGCTTCAAAGGCGGCTGGACCACGCGCCACTATGGCCGCCCCGCCGAAGGGGTCCACGCGATCCAGATGGAACTGGCGCAAAACAGCTACCTCGGCGCCGAGGCGCCGCCTTGGCCCTATGATCCCGACAAAGCCGCGCGACTGCGCGTCCACCTGACCGACATTCTGACAACTCTGGCCGCCCTGGCCCCGACTTTGAAAGGCACAGCATGA
- the hutU gene encoding urocanate hydratase, translating into MSNPRKNTRDVYPATGTELSAKSWLTEAPLRMLMNNLHPDVAENPHELVVYGGIGRAARTWKDYDQIVASLRALEDDQTLLVQSGKPVGVFQTHKDAPRVLIANSNLVPHWANWDHFNELDKKGLAMYGQMTAGSWIYIGSQGIVQGTYETFVEAGRQHYGGDLKGKWILTGGLGGMGGAQPLAAVMAGACCLAVECNPDSIDFRLRTRYVDEKTDSLDEALAMIDRWTAAGEAKSVALLGNAADVFPELVKRGVRPDIVTDQTSAHDPVNGYLPQGWTMGEWREKRESDPKAVEKAARASMKVQVKAMVDFHAAGIPTVDYGNNIRQMALEEGLENAFNFPGFVPAYIRPLFCRGVGPFRWAALSGDPEDIYKTDAKVKEILSEDTHLHNWLDMARERISFQGLPARICWVGLGVRHRLGLAFNEMVRNGELSAPVVIGRDHLDSGSVASPNRETEAMRDGSDAVSDWPLLNALLNTASGATWVSLHHGGGVGMGFSQHSGMVICCDGSEDADRRIERVLWNDPATGVMRHADAGYDDALDCAREHGLNLPGIL; encoded by the coding sequence ATGAGCAATCCGCGCAAGAACACCCGTGACGTCTATCCCGCCACCGGCACCGAGCTTTCGGCGAAAAGCTGGCTCACCGAAGCGCCCCTGCGGATGCTGATGAACAACCTGCACCCCGACGTGGCCGAGAACCCGCATGAGCTGGTCGTCTATGGCGGCATCGGTCGCGCGGCGCGGACGTGGAAGGACTATGACCAGATCGTCGCCTCGCTGCGCGCGCTGGAGGACGACCAGACGCTGCTCGTGCAATCGGGCAAACCCGTGGGTGTCTTCCAAACCCATAAAGACGCGCCCCGCGTGTTGATCGCCAACTCCAACCTCGTGCCGCATTGGGCCAATTGGGATCACTTTAACGAGCTCGATAAAAAGGGTCTGGCGATGTACGGCCAGATGACCGCCGGATCGTGGATCTACATCGGCTCGCAAGGCATCGTGCAGGGCACCTATGAGACCTTTGTCGAAGCAGGGCGCCAACACTATGGCGGCGACCTCAAGGGCAAATGGATCCTCACCGGGGGTTTGGGCGGCATGGGCGGCGCGCAGCCTTTGGCCGCCGTGATGGCCGGGGCCTGCTGTCTGGCGGTCGAGTGTAACCCCGACAGCATCGATTTCCGCCTGCGCACCCGCTACGTCGACGAAAAGACCGACAGCCTTGATGAGGCGCTGGCGATGATCGACCGCTGGACCGCAGCGGGAGAGGCGAAATCCGTGGCCCTCCTGGGCAATGCCGCCGATGTCTTCCCCGAACTGGTGAAACGCGGAGTCCGCCCCGATATCGTGACCGACCAGACCTCGGCCCACGACCCGGTGAACGGCTACCTGCCGCAGGGCTGGACGATGGGCGAATGGCGCGAGAAACGCGAGAGCGATCCCAAAGCGGTTGAAAAAGCCGCCCGCGCTTCGATGAAGGTGCAGGTCAAGGCGATGGTCGATTTCCATGCCGCGGGCATCCCCACGGTCGACTACGGCAACAACATCCGCCAGATGGCGCTGGAGGAAGGGTTGGAGAACGCTTTTAATTTCCCCGGCTTCGTCCCCGCCTACATTCGCCCGTTGTTCTGTCGCGGTGTGGGGCCGTTCCGCTGGGCGGCACTCTCGGGCGATCCAGAGGATATCTACAAGACCGACGCCAAGGTGAAGGAAATCCTGTCCGAAGACACCCATCTGCACAACTGGCTCGACATGGCCCGCGAACGTATCTCGTTCCAAGGTCTGCCTGCACGGATCTGCTGGGTGGGTCTGGGCGTGCGCCACAGGCTGGGGCTGGCCTTCAATGAGATGGTCCGAAATGGCGAGCTGAGCGCGCCGGTGGTGATTGGCCGCGACCATCTCGACAGCGGGTCTGTCGCCTCGCCCAACCGCGAGACGGAGGCGATGAGGGACGGTTCTGACGCTGTGTCGGATTGGCCGCTGCTGAACGCGCTTTTGAACACCGCGTCGGGCGCCACATGGGTGTCGCTGCACCACGGCGGCGGGGTTGGCATGGGCTTCTCGCAACACTCGGGCATGGTGATCTGCTGTGACGGGTCCGAAGACGCCGACCGCCGGATCGAGCGGGTGCTGTGGAACGACCCGGCGACGGGCGTGATGCGCCATGCGGATGCGGGCTATGACGATGCGCTCGATTGCGCGCGCGAACATGGACTGAACCTGCCGGGCATCCTTTGA
- a CDS encoding GntR family transcriptional regulator, whose translation MKVTYRDVKSDILSKITKGEWPLGSLVPNEVDLAETYGCARATVNRAMRELADEGFIERRRKAGTRVRMAPVRQARFDIPLVRAEIEEKGADYRYSLVSHAVEPAPDWLRARLKLGAGGEVLHLVCMHYADGDPYQYEDRFINLACLPQARGEAFADVGPNEWLISAIPFSDVEISLSAGLADQPLSEYLGCALGDPVFTVERSTWWEGQAVTYVRLSYRPGHRLTTRY comes from the coding sequence ATGAAAGTCACCTACCGGGATGTTAAAAGCGACATCCTGTCAAAGATCACCAAGGGCGAATGGCCTCTGGGCAGCCTTGTGCCCAATGAGGTTGATCTAGCCGAGACCTATGGCTGTGCCCGCGCGACGGTCAACCGCGCCATGCGCGAATTGGCGGACGAGGGGTTTATCGAACGCCGTCGCAAGGCCGGGACACGCGTGCGGATGGCCCCGGTGCGGCAGGCGCGCTTCGACATTCCGCTGGTCCGGGCAGAGATCGAAGAGAAGGGCGCTGATTATCGCTATTCGCTGGTTAGCCACGCGGTTGAGCCTGCGCCGGACTGGCTCCGCGCGCGGCTGAAACTGGGCGCGGGTGGTGAGGTGTTGCATCTGGTCTGCATGCATTACGCCGATGGCGATCCCTATCAATATGAGGATCGTTTTATTAACCTCGCCTGTCTGCCTCAGGCACGGGGCGAGGCGTTTGCGGACGTGGGGCCAAACGAATGGCTGATCTCGGCGATACCCTTTTCGGATGTAGAGATCAGCCTTTCGGCGGGCCTCGCCGATCAGCCGCTCAGCGAATACCTCGGCTGCGCCTTGGGCGATCCGGTTTTCACCGTCGAGCGGTCGACATGGTGGGAGGGGCAGGCGGTGACCTATGTGCGGCTGTCCTATCGCCCCGGTCACCGTCTGACGACCCGTTATTGA
- a CDS encoding cell wall hydrolase, protein MRVQPPKIRTAALMLGLGLLAACGAKQTEAVTVQGDELECMARAMYFESNRSSRDGMVAVGTVVLNRVHSEAFPNTVCGVVGQPNQFAPGVMTKPMNDRSAPLARATALAVLQGERHPKVTRAKFFHAAWYNANYNNMHYVVTAGGNAFYEKRRPALVTTPNPLPPLEGITPL, encoded by the coding sequence ATGCGCGTTCAGCCCCCGAAAATCCGCACCGCCGCCCTGATGCTGGGCCTTGGCCTGCTCGCCGCCTGCGGTGCGAAACAGACCGAGGCGGTCACGGTTCAGGGGGATGAGTTGGAGTGTATGGCCCGCGCGATGTATTTCGAATCCAACCGCTCCAGCCGTGATGGGATGGTCGCCGTAGGGACCGTGGTGTTGAACCGCGTCCACTCCGAAGCCTTCCCTAATACGGTCTGCGGCGTGGTCGGCCAGCCAAACCAATTCGCACCGGGCGTTATGACCAAACCGATGAACGACCGCTCTGCTCCGCTTGCCCGCGCCACGGCGTTGGCGGTGCTTCAGGGCGAGCGTCATCCCAAGGTCACCCGCGCCAAGTTCTTCCACGCCGCGTGGTATAACGCCAACTACAACAACATGCATTATGTGGTGACGGCGGGTGGCAATGCTTTCTACGAAAAGCGCCGCCCGGCCCTCGTGACCACGCCCAACCCGCTGCCCCCGCTTGAAGGTATCACGCCGCTCTGA
- a CDS encoding YqaA family protein: MLALLSLFFAALLAATLIPAQSEALLLWLMYSGAHATALLWLVATLGNVLGSVVNWLLGRYLSHFADHRWFPFSGKQMARASNWYRRWGYWSLLASWVPIIGDPLTLAAGMLREPLWRFLLIVTLAKGGRYLVLILLARGYM, translated from the coding sequence ATGCTGGCCCTGCTGAGCCTGTTTTTCGCCGCGCTGCTGGCGGCAACGCTGATCCCTGCGCAGTCCGAAGCGCTGCTTCTTTGGCTGATGTACTCCGGTGCCCATGCGACCGCGCTGCTGTGGCTGGTGGCGACGCTAGGCAATGTTCTGGGGTCGGTGGTGAACTGGCTGCTGGGGCGCTACCTCAGCCATTTTGCCGATCACCGCTGGTTTCCCTTTTCGGGCAAACAGATGGCCCGCGCCTCGAATTGGTATCGGCGTTGGGGCTATTGGAGCCTGCTGGCCAGTTGGGTGCCGATCATTGGTGACCCGCTGACCTTGGCCGCAGGCATGCTGCGCGAGCCGCTTTGGCGCTTTTTGCTGATCGTCACCCTTGCCAAAGGCGGGCGCTATCTTGTGCTGATCCTGCTCGCGCGCGGCTATATGTGA
- a CDS encoding hemin uptake protein HemP, whose translation MQKLPDPSPARPPVEEAVHDARALVPNGSTANIVLDGQTYTLRITRAGKLILTK comes from the coding sequence ATGCAAAAACTTCCCGATCCGTCGCCCGCCCGTCCTCCGGTCGAAGAGGCCGTGCATGATGCGCGTGCCTTGGTGCCCAATGGGTCAACGGCCAATATCGTGTTGGACGGCCAGACCTATACGCTGCGCATCACCCGGGCGGGGAAATTGATCCTGACGAAGTAA
- a CDS encoding antibiotic biosynthesis monooxygenase, producing the protein MYLAMNRFTVLPENAAAFEELWLNRESHLKETPGFVSFHMLKGPEEEGAILYASHTVWESEAQFRAWTTSDAFRASHARAGQTRKLHEGSPRFEGFRAIQKIEAP; encoded by the coding sequence ATGTATCTTGCCATGAACCGTTTCACCGTACTGCCCGAGAATGCCGCCGCCTTCGAAGAGCTTTGGCTAAACCGCGAAAGCCACCTGAAAGAAACGCCCGGTTTCGTGTCCTTTCACATGCTTAAGGGGCCAGAGGAGGAAGGGGCGATCCTCTATGCGTCACATACCGTTTGGGAAAGCGAAGCACAGTTTCGCGCTTGGACCACCAGCGACGCCTTTCGTGCGTCCCATGCGCGGGCGGGCCAAACCCGCAAGCTGCATGAAGGCTCGCCCCGGTTTGAGGGCTTTCGCGCCATTCAGAAGATCGAAGCCCCGTAA
- a CDS encoding ChaN family lipoprotein gives MRLIAFLLCLALPAGADPGPEIVILGEVHDNPQAHIKQAAALEALRPTAVVFEMLTAEEAAKADADRSQIAQAWEASGWQNFDIYAPIFDALGRARIIGAAAPRDAVQRVYRDGAAAIFGLEARRFGLDQLLPEAQLAARIDLQFAAHCEAMPREMMGGMVAVQRYRDATFARAALAALETYGPPVAVITGNGHARTDWGIPALIAQAAPEVTTHAIGFVEAETDTPFDETHVIAPTPRENPCNGLNKN, from the coding sequence ATGCGCCTGATCGCTTTCTTGCTTTGCCTCGCGCTCCCCGCCGGGGCCGACCCCGGTCCTGAGATCGTGATTTTGGGCGAGGTGCATGACAACCCCCAAGCGCACATCAAACAGGCCGCTGCGCTGGAGGCGCTGCGCCCGACCGCTGTGGTGTTCGAGATGCTCACCGCCGAGGAAGCCGCCAAGGCCGATGCTGACCGCAGCCAGATCGCGCAGGCGTGGGAGGCAAGCGGCTGGCAAAACTTCGACATCTACGCGCCGATATTTGACGCCTTGGGCAGGGCGCGGATCATTGGCGCTGCTGCCCCGCGAGATGCGGTGCAGAGGGTTTATAGGGACGGGGCGGCTGCAATCTTCGGGCTAGAGGCCCGGCGCTTTGGCCTTGACCAACTGCTTCCCGAAGCCCAACTGGCCGCCCGGATCGACTTGCAGTTCGCAGCCCATTGCGAAGCCATGCCGCGCGAGATGATGGGCGGCATGGTCGCCGTGCAACGCTACCGCGATGCCACATTCGCGCGGGCTGCACTTGCGGCGTTGGAGACCTACGGCCCGCCCGTGGCCGTGATCACCGGCAACGGCCATGCGCGGACCGATTGGGGTATTCCGGCGCTCATCGCCCAAGCGGCGCCCGAGGTGACCACTCACGCCATCGGCTTTGTTGAGGCAGAGACGGACACGCCTTTTGACGAGACCCATGTTATTGCACCAACTCCACGGGAAAACCCCTGTAACGGCCTGAACAAGAACTAA
- the phnC gene encoding phosphonate ABC transporter ATP-binding protein, producing the protein MLVISELTKTFGANTAVARANLQVDKPQMIGIIGRSGAGKSTLLRMLNRLTDSSSGQILFQRRDVTALRGAARRGWQAECAMIFQQFNLVPRMDVVSNVLHGTLNRRSTLSSIFNLYPDADITRAIEILDRLGIAQHAPKRAEALSGGQQQRVAIARALMQDPQIILADEPIASLDPMNAQVVMQSLRRIHEEDGRMVIANLHTLDTARRYCDRVVGMRDGKIVFDGTPEQLTTSMAREIYGADSSFSEAATSTEIETLDKVPA; encoded by the coding sequence ATGCTCGTCATTTCTGAACTGACAAAAACATTCGGCGCAAACACAGCGGTGGCCCGCGCTAATCTGCAGGTCGACAAACCGCAGATGATCGGGATCATCGGCCGCTCCGGCGCGGGGAAATCCACGCTGCTGCGGATGTTAAACCGGCTGACCGATTCCTCTTCGGGGCAGATCCTGTTCCAAAGGCGCGATGTGACCGCCCTGCGCGGCGCCGCCCGGCGCGGCTGGCAGGCAGAATGCGCGATGATCTTTCAGCAGTTCAACCTCGTCCCGCGGATGGATGTGGTGTCGAACGTGCTGCACGGCACGCTCAACCGCCGCTCGACGCTGAGCAGCATTTTCAACCTTTATCCCGATGCTGACATCACCCGCGCCATCGAAATCCTCGACCGTCTGGGCATCGCGCAGCACGCGCCCAAACGGGCCGAGGCGCTTTCCGGCGGGCAGCAACAGCGCGTCGCCATCGCCCGCGCCCTGATGCAAGACCCGCAGATCATTCTGGCCGATGAACCCATCGCCAGCCTCGACCCGATGAACGCACAGGTGGTGATGCAATCGCTACGCCGCATCCACGAGGAAGATGGCCGCATGGTCATCGCCAACCTTCACACGCTGGATACCGCGCGCCGCTACTGCGACCGCGTGGTGGGGATGCGCGACGGCAAGATCGTCTTTGACGGCACGCCCGAGCAACTGACCACCAGCATGGCCCGCGAAATCTACGGTGCGGACAGCAGCTTCTCCGAAGCCGCCACCTCAACCGAGATCGAAACGCTGGACAAGGTGCCAGCCTGA
- the phnD gene encoding phosphonate ABC transporter substrate-binding protein, with protein sequence MKKLIAAALATTALTGAALAQSADVTEFRIGILGGENAQDRMNSYECLRGYTEERLGVPAKLFAPADYNGVIQGLLGGTLDMAWLGASAYAAVYLQDPEAVEPVLVKINLDGSYGYHSIGFARKDAGINTLEDMQGKVFGFGDPNSTSGYLIPSIEIPQTTGATMESGDYFGEVKFTGGHEQTIVAVNNGDVAGGVTWADGQGNWEDGYNSGALRKAVDAGLVDMNDLVEIWRSKPIPEGPVVLRKDLPEEVKATMTQLVDELHEMDADCAYSVAAGESLGFDPIAHDAYVSIVEARKAKSN encoded by the coding sequence ATGAAGAAGCTCATCGCCGCCGCACTGGCAACCACGGCCCTGACCGGCGCTGCACTGGCTCAATCCGCAGATGTCACCGAATTTCGCATCGGCATCCTCGGCGGGGAAAACGCGCAGGACCGGATGAACTCCTACGAATGTCTGCGCGGCTACACCGAAGAGCGCCTTGGCGTTCCGGCCAAACTCTTTGCCCCTGCCGACTATAACGGCGTTATCCAAGGCTTGCTGGGCGGCACGCTCGACATGGCGTGGCTGGGTGCCTCGGCCTATGCCGCCGTTTACCTGCAAGACCCCGAAGCGGTCGAGCCAGTACTGGTCAAGATCAACCTTGATGGCTCCTATGGCTACCACTCCATCGGCTTCGCGCGCAAAGATGCGGGCATCAACACGCTGGAAGACATGCAGGGCAAGGTCTTTGGCTTTGGCGATCCGAACTCCACCTCCGGCTACCTGATCCCTTCCATCGAAATCCCCCAGACGACCGGTGCCACCATGGAATCCGGCGACTACTTCGGTGAAGTGAAATTCACCGGCGGTCATGAGCAGACCATCGTCGCGGTCAACAACGGTGATGTGGCGGGCGGCGTGACATGGGCCGACGGTCAGGGCAACTGGGAAGACGGCTATAACTCCGGCGCGCTGCGCAAAGCCGTGGACGCGGGCCTCGTCGACATGAATGATCTGGTGGAAATCTGGCGCTCCAAGCCGATCCCCGAAGGCCCGGTCGTGCTGCGCAAAGACCTGCCTGAAGAGGTCAAAGCGACCATGACCCAACTGGTGGATGAGCTGCACGAGATGGATGCCGACTGCGCCTATAGCGTGGCTGCGGGCGAGAGCCTTGGCTTCGATCCGATTGCGCATGACGCCTATGTCTCGATCGTCGAAGCGCGCAAGGCGAAATCCAACTGA
- the phnE gene encoding phosphonate ABC transporter, permease protein PhnE codes for MHQTTTAPQITADYLAHTRQKRVMNMILLVVFVALLIGGFGTANARNAGGFWNGLPNVFDFPADVLGEAWERAHLLPGYFVKYLPSLIETVNIAGAATLIGALFAFFAALLATRGLAPAPWLVGPLRRLLDVLRAVPEIVVALVLIFLLGGGPVPAMIAIALHTVGALGKLFSEVNENASLKPVDGLASVGAGWLQRMVLGVVPQVAPNYLSYALLRFEINIRASAILGFVGAGGIGYDLRNTMSWGQGKFDEAAAIFLLLFGTIIIVDQVSSHFRNRLTHGRAYKDKGAIL; via the coding sequence ATGCACCAGACCACCACCGCGCCACAGATCACAGCGGATTACCTTGCCCATACCCGACAGAAGCGGGTGATGAATATGATCCTGCTGGTCGTTTTCGTGGCCCTGCTGATCGGCGGTTTCGGCACCGCCAATGCCCGCAACGCTGGCGGGTTCTGGAACGGGCTGCCCAATGTCTTTGACTTCCCCGCCGATGTGCTGGGCGAGGCTTGGGAGCGCGCCCATCTGCTGCCCGGCTATTTCGTGAAATACCTCCCCTCTCTCATCGAGACGGTGAACATCGCCGGGGCCGCCACACTGATCGGCGCACTTTTCGCGTTCTTCGCCGCCCTTCTGGCCACCCGTGGCCTTGCCCCCGCGCCATGGCTCGTCGGCCCTCTGCGTCGCCTGCTGGATGTGCTGCGCGCCGTGCCCGAAATTGTCGTCGCCCTCGTCCTGATCTTCCTGCTCGGCGGCGGCCCGGTGCCTGCGATGATCGCCATCGCGCTGCATACCGTGGGCGCGCTTGGCAAACTTTTCTCTGAGGTGAACGAGAACGCCTCCCTCAAACCCGTCGACGGACTTGCCTCTGTCGGGGCGGGCTGGCTGCAACGCATGGTGCTGGGCGTCGTGCCACAGGTCGCGCCCAACTACCTCTCCTACGCGCTGCTGCGGTTCGAGATCAACATCCGCGCCTCGGCCATCCTCGGCTTCGTCGGCGCAGGCGGCATCGGCTATGACCTGCGCAACACGATGTCTTGGGGCCAAGGCAAATTCGACGAGGCGGCGGCGATCTTTTTGCTGCTCTTCGGCACGATCATCATCGTTGACCAAGTCTCAAGCCATTTCCGCAACCGGCTGACCCATGGCCGCGCCTATAAGGACAAGGGAGCCATCCTGTGA
- the phnE gene encoding phosphonate ABC transporter, permease protein PhnE produces MASLAAPVLILAYLTYVFFAFDVAGLGDRINVSNMKTLVADSYSYKTHVARDNRNGEIEIAIEGERKGRYAPGTAPDWVTLGETTRVELGNGHTVELGPEVRYDVPGYGLITATPGSSGVNATLPDGPLPEWINASKNRLAVTTEAGRLTITRNRAEVFRYFNGWELFFFTLDSPYHGMSPLELLRSGEYGAIWQDFWTNKMWRHGDVAWALVETVLMAFLGTFGAAMIALPLGFLAAKNFSPLGGLRFAARRLFDFLRGVDGLIWTIVLSRAFGPGPLTGSLAILLTDTGTFGKIFSEALENVDDKQIEGIASTGAAPVQRYRFGVIPQITPVLLSQVLYYLESNTRSATIIGAITGGGIGLLLTQAIITQKDWEEVSYYIVLIILMVVAMDSFSGWLRRKLIAGNEAGH; encoded by the coding sequence ATGGCGAGCCTTGCCGCTCCGGTACTGATCCTTGCCTACCTCACCTACGTCTTCTTTGCCTTCGACGTGGCCGGACTGGGCGATCGCATCAACGTGTCGAACATGAAGACGTTGGTCGCTGACAGTTACAGCTACAAAACCCATGTCGCCCGCGACAATCGCAACGGCGAGATAGAGATCGCCATCGAGGGCGAGCGCAAGGGCCGCTATGCGCCGGGCACCGCCCCCGATTGGGTCACCTTGGGCGAGACGACCCGCGTCGAATTGGGCAACGGCCATACCGTCGAACTGGGGCCAGAGGTGCGCTATGACGTGCCGGGCTACGGGCTAATCACCGCCACACCGGGCAGCAGCGGCGTCAACGCCACCCTGCCCGACGGCCCCCTGCCCGAGTGGATCAACGCCTCGAAAAACCGTCTTGCCGTAACCACGGAGGCAGGCCGCCTCACGATCACCCGCAACCGGGCCGAGGTCTTTCGCTATTTCAACGGGTGGGAGCTGTTCTTCTTCACGCTCGACAGCCCCTATCACGGCATGTCTCCGCTAGAGCTGCTGCGCAGCGGTGAATACGGCGCGATCTGGCAGGACTTCTGGACCAACAAGATGTGGCGTCATGGCGATGTCGCTTGGGCACTGGTCGAGACGGTCCTGATGGCCTTTCTCGGCACCTTTGGCGCGGCGATGATTGCCCTGCCGCTGGGGTTCCTCGCGGCCAAGAACTTCTCTCCGCTTGGCGGTCTGCGCTTCGCCGCACGGCGTCTTTTCGACTTCTTACGCGGCGTCGATGGGCTCATTTGGACCATCGTGCTGTCCCGTGCCTTTGGCCCCGGCCCGCTGACCGGCTCGCTGGCGATCCTGCTAACCGACACCGGCACCTTCGGCAAAATCTTCTCCGAGGCGCTGGAGAATGTGGATGACAAACAGATCGAAGGCATCGCCTCCACCGGGGCAGCCCCCGTACAGCGTTACCGCTTTGGCGTGATCCCCCAGATCACCCCGGTCCTGCTCAGCCAAGTGCTCTACTATCTGGAGTCCAACACCCGCTCTGCCACAATCATCGGCGCGATCACCGGCGGCGGCATCGGCCTGTTGCTGACCCAAGCGATCATCACCCAGAAGGATTGGGAGGAAGTCAGCTATTACATCGTGCTGATCATCCTGATGGTCGTGGCGATGGACAGTTTCTCGGGCTGGCTGCGCCGCAAGCTGATCGCGGGTAATGAGGCGGGCCACTGA
- a CDS encoding chloramphenicol acetyltransferase, whose translation MARLKPDAPFLHPDCEVTDTQFGRYVEIGRATRLAHSEIGDYSYCDRWCDIANTQVGKFSNIAASVRIGATDHPMEKASLHHFHYRAGDYFDGAEDDADWFALRRSHRTVIGHDTWLGHGAQVRPEVTIGAGAVVAGGAIVTRDVAPYMIVAGIPAKPLRRRFSESIATRMEELAWWDWPHDRLQASLKDFQTMPAEAFLEKYG comes from the coding sequence ATGGCTCGTCTTAAACCCGACGCGCCCTTCCTCCACCCGGACTGCGAGGTCACTGACACGCAGTTCGGGCGCTATGTCGAGATCGGGCGCGCCACGCGCCTCGCTCACTCCGAGATCGGCGACTACTCCTATTGCGACCGCTGGTGCGACATCGCCAACACGCAAGTTGGCAAGTTCAGCAATATCGCCGCAAGCGTGCGCATCGGGGCCACGGATCACCCAATGGAAAAGGCCAGCCTGCACCACTTCCACTACCGCGCCGGAGACTACTTCGACGGGGCCGAGGATGACGCCGATTGGTTCGCCCTCCGCCGCAGCCACCGCACGGTGATAGGCCATGACACATGGCTGGGCCACGGCGCGCAGGTCCGGCCCGAGGTGACCATCGGCGCTGGCGCGGTTGTCGCGGGCGGAGCCATCGTCACCCGCGATGTGGCGCCCTATATGATCGTTGCTGGCATCCCCGCCAAACCCCTACGCCGCCGCTTTTCCGAAAGCATCGCCACGCGGATGGAGGAATTGGCGTGGTGGGATTGGCCCCATGACCGGCTGCAAGCATCGCTCAAGGATTTCCAGACCATGCCCGCCGAAGCGTTTTTGGAGAAATACGGCTAG